From the Alloalcanivorax dieselolei B5 genome, one window contains:
- a CDS encoding DUF4123 domain-containing protein, translating into MNGNQVVIRRQMDDMRFDDLTGAIVNPIQVPAEALKGLKPVPLAPQSLSLQAQRLPQLVWFDDIPDPLREALPKRIEYWRRKGVTLLCALVATTASVDAVTRHLQDLFFAPASDDGTVALRRFYDPRVFSHLPWILDRRQMMSVMGPINVWAWPDGSGGWQYHKNDGMFALSRPSVARLNFSQKQKVTLSRLPLINQVSEGLSASAPDFDQDATFFRTVDQLLSEAKEKGIVDDRDCRLYVTQAFQFGPDIHKHPDMEARCIKATSSTISYVEACSDLSDEMLAHYAVEGKREVL; encoded by the coding sequence ATGAATGGCAATCAGGTTGTGATTCGACGCCAGATGGATGACATGCGATTCGACGATCTCACCGGCGCAATTGTTAATCCTATTCAGGTTCCCGCTGAAGCCTTGAAGGGACTAAAACCCGTGCCCCTGGCTCCTCAGTCATTGTCTTTGCAGGCGCAGCGGCTGCCGCAACTGGTATGGTTTGATGATATTCCAGACCCGCTGCGCGAGGCGTTGCCTAAGCGCATTGAGTATTGGAGGCGCAAAGGGGTGACGTTGCTTTGCGCATTAGTGGCTACAACGGCCAGTGTTGATGCCGTTACACGTCATCTCCAAGATCTGTTTTTTGCGCCTGCCTCTGACGATGGGACTGTTGCTTTGCGGCGATTTTATGACCCAAGAGTTTTCTCGCACCTCCCCTGGATACTGGATCGCCGCCAGATGATGTCCGTAATGGGGCCGATCAATGTATGGGCCTGGCCGGATGGGAGCGGGGGCTGGCAATATCATAAGAATGACGGCATGTTCGCTTTATCCAGGCCAAGCGTCGCTCGACTGAATTTTAGCCAAAAACAGAAAGTGACACTGTCACGACTCCCTTTGATAAATCAAGTATCAGAGGGGCTGTCTGCTTCCGCACCTGATTTCGATCAGGATGCAACCTTCTTTCGAACCGTCGATCAACTGCTGTCAGAGGCGAAAGAAAAGGGGATCGTGGATGACCGGGACTGTCGGTTGTATGTGACTCAGGCGTTCCAATTCGGTCCGGACATTCATAAGCATCCCGACATGGAAGCGCGCTGTATCAAGGCGACATCAAGCACTATCTCTTATGTTGAGGCCTGCTCTGATCTTAGCGACGAGATGCTGGCTCATTACGCGGTTGAAGGGAAAAGGGAGGTTCTATGA
- a CDS encoding type VI secretion system Vgr family protein, with the protein MDVIASLMSALSAPGQGARLLQLQTPLGPDVLVPESCHGIEAVSGAGVSAGAGFRFDITALSVDARLQADDLLGQPVLLTLLTADSRTDRRPFHGHVTHFEYLESNGGLARYALVIEPWTVFLQQWVDSHVYQDMTAMEALDTLFGRLAARGGVVAPRWRWELADNALYLRHSLAAQLEEDGLDFMTRILSEQGLFFWFEHQVDSHTLVIADYNSAFSDLGGIRYHRSDVTEQEDAIQQWRPGRRAHAAAIRRASWDYRSLKTLSSQQNSADMAWSRAEDDDSPTAYAWHNQAETEWRSRRHIEVLEAAGKRVEGNGTWRRLRPGGQFQLHQHPGYAEDATFLCLAVTHDARNNLSSDLMAQADQRFETPRPDFPDAPERLGGSALPSPGSAPESDFYRNDFVALQVDTPFRPLDTRSRHGQSRIRGRGLHSAVVTADSTPVHTDRDHRIKMQYPWQRGEGASSGESHPENGIDNAPASGGAWTWVRTLTPWAGEDWGGVAVPRTGQESLTLFLEGQPERPVAIGTVYNGQGNDEAQHNQVGGGLAGATGNAAPWFSGNDHKAVYTGLKSQALSASQQGNSGHQWLLMDSTEGQARTEAGSTQHQSRLSLGHLKGGNDNLRQGERGFGADLNTTSTGALRAGQGVLLSTEAGQWQMSTDGAQARLQGNAELLKTLNDAARNQNAGQAGEADELPSQRSLSSVLTTLKDTRSGSGGEQGGDGSPPGWSRPLIVATSPDGLASVTQQAQTWMAGTTTTLVSGADINWMSKNRTVMTVSGGLSLYNNGASPASGKPNQESGIQLHAAQGKVSARAPKQPLTLAAAQDVSLASTNSQATLAAPNQPLLLASGGAYLKLDGGNIELGAPGGVHLQAAMKQFVGPGSGSAQAQMLTGGDLDVCDVNLDEADKAGSWTVALGAMGAGEEQNVGAYDEAFQLTDQQTGEPLVKVHYRIVRADGTAEEGTTNEQGMTHVVNTDVPEQLTIEIEDLEA; encoded by the coding sequence ATGGATGTGATTGCCAGTCTGATGAGTGCGTTGTCCGCGCCGGGGCAGGGCGCTCGTTTATTGCAGCTCCAAACCCCGTTGGGGCCGGATGTTCTGGTGCCGGAAAGCTGCCACGGCATTGAGGCGGTTTCCGGCGCTGGTGTCTCCGCCGGCGCCGGCTTTCGCTTTGACATCACGGCACTGTCGGTGGACGCCCGTCTGCAGGCGGACGACCTGCTCGGGCAGCCGGTTCTGCTGACATTGCTCACCGCGGACTCACGGACGGATCGCCGCCCCTTCCATGGTCATGTAACCCATTTCGAGTATCTGGAGAGCAACGGTGGCCTGGCCCGTTATGCGCTGGTGATCGAGCCGTGGACCGTGTTTCTGCAGCAGTGGGTGGACAGTCATGTCTATCAGGACATGACGGCCATGGAAGCCCTCGACACCCTGTTCGGGCGATTGGCGGCCCGTGGTGGCGTGGTTGCGCCCCGCTGGCGCTGGGAATTGGCGGACAACGCGCTTTACCTCCGGCACAGTCTCGCCGCGCAACTGGAGGAAGACGGTCTGGACTTCATGACCCGAATCCTGTCGGAGCAGGGGCTGTTTTTCTGGTTCGAGCACCAGGTCGACAGCCATACGCTGGTGATCGCTGATTATAACAGCGCGTTCTCGGACCTTGGCGGGATCCGCTATCATCGCAGCGATGTCACCGAGCAGGAAGACGCCATCCAGCAATGGCGGCCGGGACGCCGCGCCCACGCCGCCGCCATCCGCCGGGCCAGCTGGGATTACCGGTCGCTGAAAACATTGTCCTCGCAACAAAACAGCGCGGATATGGCGTGGTCACGGGCGGAGGATGACGACAGCCCCACGGCCTATGCCTGGCACAATCAGGCGGAAACCGAATGGCGTAGCCGCCGCCACATTGAAGTCCTGGAAGCCGCCGGAAAACGGGTGGAAGGGAATGGAACCTGGCGGCGTCTGCGTCCCGGCGGGCAATTCCAGCTTCATCAGCACCCCGGATACGCAGAGGATGCCACCTTCCTCTGTCTGGCGGTAACACACGATGCTCGCAACAATTTAAGCTCGGATCTGATGGCGCAAGCCGATCAGCGATTCGAGACGCCACGGCCTGACTTTCCTGATGCGCCTGAGCGTCTCGGTGGCAGTGCCTTGCCATCTCCGGGCAGCGCACCGGAGTCTGATTTTTACCGTAATGATTTCGTCGCTCTGCAGGTGGATACGCCTTTTCGCCCCTTGGATACCAGGTCACGTCACGGCCAGTCCCGGATCCGTGGCCGGGGCCTGCACAGCGCGGTGGTGACCGCGGACAGTACGCCGGTGCACACCGACCGTGATCATCGCATCAAGATGCAATACCCCTGGCAACGAGGCGAAGGCGCCAGTAGTGGGGAATCCCACCCTGAAAACGGCATCGACAACGCTCCGGCCAGCGGTGGCGCCTGGACCTGGGTACGCACACTGACTCCATGGGCCGGCGAGGATTGGGGCGGTGTCGCCGTGCCCCGAACCGGACAGGAAAGTCTCACCCTGTTTCTGGAAGGCCAGCCGGAAAGACCCGTCGCCATCGGTACTGTTTACAACGGCCAGGGCAATGACGAGGCTCAACATAATCAGGTTGGAGGCGGTCTCGCCGGTGCCACGGGTAACGCCGCCCCCTGGTTCAGCGGAAACGATCACAAAGCGGTCTACACCGGTCTGAAGAGCCAGGCACTCTCCGCCAGTCAGCAAGGTAACAGCGGCCACCAATGGCTACTGATGGACAGCACCGAAGGTCAGGCCCGTACCGAAGCCGGCAGCACCCAACATCAGAGCCGTTTGAGCCTGGGCCACCTGAAAGGCGGGAATGACAACCTGCGGCAAGGAGAAAGAGGCTTTGGCGCCGACCTGAACACCACATCCACCGGAGCCCTTCGGGCCGGACAAGGTGTCCTGCTCAGCACGGAGGCGGGGCAATGGCAAATGAGCACCGATGGCGCGCAGGCGCGGCTGCAGGGCAATGCGGAGCTGTTGAAGACGCTCAACGACGCCGCGCGCAACCAGAACGCCGGGCAGGCAGGCGAAGCCGACGAATTGCCTTCCCAGAGATCATTAAGCAGCGTATTAACCACGCTCAAAGACACCCGGTCCGGCTCCGGAGGAGAGCAGGGCGGTGACGGCTCACCGCCCGGCTGGTCCCGTCCGCTGATCGTCGCCACCAGCCCGGATGGGCTGGCCAGCGTCACTCAGCAGGCACAAACTTGGATGGCGGGTACCACCACCACGCTGGTCAGCGGCGCGGACATCAACTGGATGAGCAAGAACCGCACCGTCATGACCGTGAGCGGCGGACTGAGCCTCTACAACAACGGCGCCTCGCCGGCCAGCGGCAAACCCAACCAGGAAAGCGGGATTCAACTGCACGCCGCCCAAGGTAAAGTCAGCGCCCGCGCCCCAAAACAACCCTTGACGCTCGCCGCAGCACAGGATGTCTCCCTGGCCAGCACCAACAGCCAGGCCACCCTGGCCGCCCCCAACCAACCGCTCCTGCTCGCCTCTGGCGGCGCCTACCTCAAACTCGATGGCGGCAACATCGAGCTAGGTGCTCCGGGCGGCGTGCATTTGCAGGCGGCGATGAAACAGTTTGTCGGGCCCGGTTCGGGGAGCGCGCAGGCGCAGATGTTGACGGGGGGTGATCTCGATGTTTGTGATGTCAATCTTGACGAGGCGGATAAGGCGGGAAGCTGGACTGTTGCTCTAGGGGCAATGGGGGCAGGGGAAGAGCAAAATGTGGGCGCCTATGATGAGGCGTTTCAGTTAACTGACCAGCAAACAGGCGAACCTCTGGTGAAGGTGCATTACCGTATCGTCAGGGCAGATGGCACGGCTGAAGAGGGGACGACCAATGAACAGGGAATGACCCATGTCGTAAATACAGACGTGCCGGAACAACTGACCATCGAAATTGAAGATCTCGAGGCTTGA